Proteins encoded by one window of Paraburkholderia sabiae:
- a CDS encoding LysE family translocator — translation MIDSSAVASVFSIYAAGVVIPGPNFVAVAHKAVSGRRSDTLALVAGIVTVNLFWATCAIFGIGMVFAIFPWLAVAIKLAGAAYLIWFGLRLVVSARAGDAAVHHVSKSPIFRGAFLQGIATNIANPKSIAFYAAVFSSATPAHVSTPTFFAMLVTVCVTATCWYGAVALVLSHSAIATAYRRMKAWIDRACGCVIVALGIRQAFR, via the coding sequence ATGATCGATTCGTCTGCTGTTGCGTCGGTTTTTTCTATCTATGCGGCGGGTGTGGTCATACCCGGTCCGAACTTCGTCGCAGTCGCTCACAAGGCGGTTTCCGGAAGACGTTCCGATACGCTCGCGCTTGTAGCTGGAATCGTAACGGTCAATCTGTTCTGGGCGACCTGCGCGATCTTCGGTATCGGAATGGTGTTTGCCATTTTCCCGTGGCTTGCTGTGGCGATTAAGCTTGCTGGTGCTGCATATCTGATCTGGTTCGGGCTGCGGCTCGTTGTGTCGGCTCGTGCAGGCGATGCGGCGGTCCATCACGTTTCGAAGTCGCCTATTTTTCGTGGGGCATTCCTACAAGGAATCGCGACAAATATCGCGAACCCGAAGTCCATCGCCTTCTATGCTGCCGTGTTTTCGTCGGCCACGCCCGCCCACGTATCCACACCGACCTTCTTTGCAATGCTTGTCACCGTCTGTGTGACTGCGACCTGCTGGTATGGCGCAGTTGCACTTGTCCTATCGCACTCGGCAATTGCAACGGCGTATCGTCGCATGAAGGCCTGGATCGACCGCGCATGTGGATGCGTCATTGTCGCCTTGGGTATCCGGCAGGCTTTTCGCTAG
- a CDS encoding VOC family protein, whose product MIDHTGIGVADVHRSATFYDAALGALGMRRIMQMPDNSGTDGIGYGLEYPVFWIDRFHPHGVKQHTAFVAMSCAEVDAFYAAALKAGGTDNGAPGYRDTRHGYPPCYYAAFVLDPDGNNIEAVFRGG is encoded by the coding sequence ATGATCGATCACACCGGAATTGGAGTCGCGGATGTCCATCGTTCCGCGACGTTTTACGACGCCGCTTTGGGTGCGCTTGGCATGCGTCGCATAATGCAAATGCCGGACAACAGCGGGACCGATGGCATCGGCTACGGCCTCGAATACCCGGTTTTCTGGATTGACCGCTTTCACCCGCATGGCGTGAAACAGCACACTGCCTTTGTAGCGATGAGTTGCGCCGAGGTAGACGCATTCTACGCGGCAGCCCTGAAAGCTGGTGGCACCGATAACGGCGCACCCGGCTACCGTGACACCCGGCATGGCTATCCGCCTTGTTACTACGCCGCTTTCGTGCTCGATCCGGACGGGAACAACATTGAGGCTGTTTTTCGTGGTGGGTAG
- a CDS encoding lipocalin-like domain-containing protein, with translation MSERNSRLHGCWRLVSFDTELQDSKERTQPWGAAPNGYLIFHPDGRMMVLVTATVRQAGNTDEKLVALFRTMMAYTGRYRIDGDRFITKVDSSWNEAWNGTEQERFYKLDGDTLDVSTAWMPNPLVAGNPIGRGILRFRRE, from the coding sequence ATGTCTGAGCGCAACAGCAGGCTGCACGGTTGCTGGCGGCTGGTGTCTTTTGATACTGAGCTTCAGGATTCAAAGGAGCGCACCCAACCGTGGGGCGCCGCCCCCAATGGGTACCTTATTTTCCACCCTGATGGGCGAATGATGGTACTAGTAACGGCAACAGTGAGGCAGGCAGGGAATACAGACGAGAAACTGGTGGCACTTTTCCGTACTATGATGGCCTATACAGGACGGTATCGGATAGATGGGGATAGATTCATCACAAAGGTTGATTCATCCTGGAATGAAGCCTGGAACGGCACTGAGCAGGAACGATTCTACAAGCTTGATGGAGACACGCTCGACGTCAGCACGGCATGGATGCCGAATCCGCTAGTAGCAGGAAATCCAATAGGAAGGGGGATTCTCCGTTTCAGACGCGAGTAG
- a CDS encoding SET domain-containing protein yields the protein MQRRRITSRRSPVHGKGVFALLPVAAGERLIEYTGEVTSWRRAAARQRADDGHTFVFGLSDGHVIDGSRGGNSARFINHACAPNCEAIETGQRVFIHALVDIHPGDELFIDYGLCVDGEITDEIRADYACRCGAPGCRRSMLAAAADSGCDFSDA from the coding sequence ATGCAACGACGGCGTATCACCTCACGACGCTCACCGGTACACGGCAAGGGCGTGTTTGCCCTGCTGCCGGTCGCGGCAGGCGAGCGGCTCATCGAGTACACGGGCGAGGTGACCAGCTGGCGACGCGCGGCTGCCCGTCAGCGAGCCGACGATGGCCACACGTTTGTCTTTGGTCTGTCGGATGGGCACGTGATCGACGGCAGCCGTGGTGGCAACAGCGCACGCTTCATCAATCACGCATGCGCCCCCAACTGCGAGGCGATCGAGACCGGTCAGCGCGTCTTCATTCATGCGCTCGTCGACATTCATCCGGGCGACGAGTTATTCATCGACTATGGACTGTGCGTCGATGGCGAGATCACCGACGAGATCCGCGCCGACTATGCGTGTCGTTGCGGTGCTCCGGGCTGCCGTCGGTCGATGCTCGCGGCCGCAGCGGATTCCGGATGCGACTTTTCGGATGCCTGA
- a CDS encoding DUF1488 family protein, which yields MEIIELEPQILANRRGVAFSVVHRGTTVECVITLAALEACFWLEPRADDARILKRFNDGDRRIRAIAERRLLAHPATRLELTLDDFVRP from the coding sequence ATGGAAATCATCGAACTCGAACCGCAGATCCTCGCGAACCGTCGCGGCGTGGCCTTCTCTGTTGTGCACCGGGGTACCACCGTCGAGTGCGTGATCACCCTCGCTGCGCTCGAAGCCTGCTTCTGGCTGGAGCCACGCGCGGATGATGCGCGGATCCTGAAACGGTTCAATGATGGCGATCGCCGCATCCGCGCGATCGCCGAACGAAGGTTGCTGGCGCATCCAGCAACGAGGCTTGAACTTACCCTGGATGACTTCGTCCGTCCGTAA
- a CDS encoding tyrosine-type recombinase/integrase, with amino-acid sequence MPTPPSNTAVTLHPAPIETLVVPAALDGRSGANRATGGVAQIAAANDLDAIRAWLARFADKPATFDSYRKEAERLLLWSLVALGKPLSSLTHEDCLRYQHFLADPQPAVVWVTGGDAHAGSSRGRKHPRGDARWRPFYGPLSPASIRQATVILNVLFSWLVQAGYLAGNPLALSRQRTRRVAPRITRYLEPGLWQEVKDSIAAMPQDSPRARAHYHRVRWLFTLLYLGGLRIAEVGGNTMGQFFVRRDADGVMRWWLAVHGKGDKERLVPATRELMTELSRYRQSLGMTALPSPHEDTPLVLPIGKTAGSTAEHPAGGTAGDTSRPLTRAALHTIIKSVFTQAAQRLRDRGGEDAARAGLLEQASAHWLRHSAGSHMADRQVDLRHVRDNFGHASLTTTSIYLHVDDDRRHRDTDEKHRIEW; translated from the coding sequence ATGCCAACGCCCCCGTCGAATACCGCCGTCACGCTGCACCCCGCCCCGATCGAGACCCTCGTGGTGCCGGCGGCGCTCGACGGCCGCTCGGGCGCGAACCGCGCGACAGGCGGCGTCGCGCAGATCGCTGCCGCCAACGATCTCGACGCGATCCGTGCGTGGCTCGCGCGCTTTGCCGACAAACCGGCCACCTTCGACAGCTACCGCAAGGAAGCCGAACGGCTGCTGCTCTGGTCGCTGGTGGCACTGGGCAAGCCGCTCTCGTCGCTCACCCACGAGGACTGCCTGCGCTACCAGCACTTCCTTGCCGATCCGCAACCAGCTGTTGTCTGGGTGACCGGCGGGGACGCCCATGCCGGCTCAAGCCGCGGCCGTAAGCACCCGCGCGGCGATGCGCGCTGGCGCCCGTTCTACGGCCCGCTGTCGCCCGCCAGCATCCGGCAGGCGACGGTAATCCTCAACGTGCTGTTCTCGTGGCTGGTGCAGGCCGGCTATCTGGCGGGCAATCCGCTCGCGCTCTCGCGCCAGCGCACCCGCAGGGTCGCCCCGCGCATCACCCGCTATCTCGAGCCCGGCCTCTGGCAGGAAGTGAAGGACAGCATCGCGGCGATGCCGCAGGACAGCCCGCGTGCCCGCGCGCACTATCACCGCGTGCGATGGCTCTTTACGCTGCTGTATCTGGGCGGCCTGCGCATCGCCGAAGTCGGTGGCAATACGATGGGCCAGTTCTTCGTGCGGCGCGACGCCGACGGCGTGATGCGCTGGTGGCTGGCGGTGCACGGCAAGGGAGACAAGGAACGGCTGGTGCCGGCCACGCGCGAACTGATGACGGAACTGTCCCGCTACCGGCAGTCGCTGGGGATGACGGCCCTGCCCTCGCCGCATGAGGACACGCCGCTCGTGCTGCCGATCGGGAAGACGGCGGGCAGCACGGCGGAACATCCGGCGGGCGGGACGGCGGGTGACACGTCCCGCCCCTTGACCCGCGCCGCCCTGCATACGATCATCAAGTCGGTGTTCACGCAGGCCGCGCAACGGCTGCGCGATCGCGGCGGAGAGGACGCCGCACGCGCCGGGCTGCTTGAGCAGGCCTCGGCCCACTGGCTGCGGCACAGTGCCGGCTCGCACATGGCCGACCGGCAGGTCGATCTGCGGCATGTACGGGACAACTTCGGCCATGCGTCACTGACGACGACCAGTATCTACCTGCACGTCGACGACGATCGCCGGCATCGGGACACCGACGAAAAGCATCGCATCGAGTGGTAA
- a CDS encoding DNA-binding protein, which produces MSDVLSDLPSDDARLAAEIDRLKAAFPKTRELYREVCALLFFRFGQTPTANRLYQLVKRGSMGTPAAVLGEFWAELREKSRVRIEHPDLPVDLGAAAGELVATLWTRATASAQAELDGLRAEVEDHRAEADRRVAAARDELGRTETALEQRTAALLAAQVEVRELEKAQAEQQAARQALEAEISRLKTEAAARDRELEKVREGFSRDLDKLRETAERAEERLRATEKRALLEIDRERGAVAKLQKELDETTKRADKREADHRRAIETLQAQLGDARHQAGVLQGRLDAVQATNVTLQEELAALRQADVRHAGPARPGRAKGAPAGTSAARPAPTRPARAPRVASAPANKTAARRKRGRTDDR; this is translated from the coding sequence ATGTCCGACGTACTTTCCGACCTCCCGTCCGACGACGCCCGGCTCGCGGCCGAGATCGACCGCCTGAAGGCCGCCTTCCCGAAGACCCGCGAGCTGTACCGCGAGGTCTGCGCGCTGCTGTTCTTCCGTTTCGGCCAGACGCCCACCGCGAACCGCCTGTATCAGCTCGTGAAGCGCGGCAGCATGGGCACGCCCGCGGCGGTGCTGGGCGAGTTCTGGGCCGAACTGCGGGAGAAGAGCCGCGTGCGCATCGAGCATCCGGACCTGCCGGTTGACCTCGGCGCGGCGGCGGGGGAACTGGTGGCCACGCTGTGGACGCGCGCGACGGCTTCGGCGCAGGCGGAACTCGACGGGCTGCGCGCGGAAGTGGAAGACCATCGGGCTGAAGCGGATCGACGCGTCGCCGCGGCGCGCGACGAACTGGGCCGCACCGAAACGGCGCTCGAGCAGCGCACCGCCGCGCTGCTGGCCGCCCAGGTCGAGGTCCGCGAACTGGAGAAGGCGCAGGCCGAACAGCAGGCGGCGCGGCAGGCGCTCGAAGCCGAGATCAGCCGCCTGAAAACCGAGGCGGCGGCGCGCGACCGGGAACTGGAAAAAGTGAGGGAGGGGTTTTCGCGCGACCTCGACAAGCTGCGCGAGACCGCCGAACGGGCCGAGGAGCGCCTGCGCGCCACGGAAAAGCGCGCGCTGCTCGAGATCGACCGCGAGCGCGGCGCCGTCGCGAAGCTGCAGAAGGAACTCGACGAGACCACAAAGCGTGCCGACAAACGCGAGGCGGACCATCGCCGCGCCATCGAGACGCTGCAGGCGCAGCTCGGTGATGCGCGCCATCAGGCGGGCGTGCTGCAGGGGCGCCTGGATGCCGTGCAGGCAACGAATGTGACCCTGCAGGAGGAGCTGGCGGCCCTGCGTCAGGCGGACGTCCGGCATGCCGGGCCGGCCCGGCCGGGCCGTGCGAAGGGTGCCCCTGCAGGGACCAGCGCGGCGCGTCCGGCGCCGACCCGGCCCGCGCGTGCGCCGCGCGTCGCGTCCGCGCCCGCCAACAAGACGGCGGCGCGCCGCAAGCGGGGCAGGACCGATGACAGGTAG